Proteins co-encoded in one Corylus avellana chromosome ca9, CavTom2PMs-1.0 genomic window:
- the LOC132191624 gene encoding receptor kinase-like protein Xa21: MLQLAQSSTTSFTDQAALIAFNSKLTSGPNQTVLAANWSTATNFCNGIGISCSRRRQRVTALDLSNMGLQGTISPHIGNLSFLVYLNLRNNSFFGSMPHEINRLHRLRILQLSFNQLEGSIPPTLHNCRNLQQIRLAGNHLTGAIPSTLANMLSLEALHLQNNSLTGPFPLVIFNISSLTTIGLTNNQISGTLPMDLCSHCPNLQGLYLSLNEFSGQLPSQMNYCTNVVDLSLSYNKFEGSIPKGFGSFNKLEVLYLGGNILTGNIPPTISNLSRLVEFSIEGNNIKGSIPSDLWRLSNLELLYLYQNYLTGTIPQSLFNMSSLQTISLFNNSLYGNLLSNSEFSCPSLERLAFGLNKFSGLIPSYLSNCSKLVILDLSSNILSGPIPKSLGHLKYLQGLGLEGNQLTGEPKDQELNFLSYLSNCRVLEVLVISNNPLGITLSDSIGNFSTTLRTIYANQCQIKGRVPMSIGSLRGLISIDLSNNNLTGNIPSTIGGLERLQRLYLGGNKIKGFIPESICQLKNLGELDLSNNKISGSIPNCISNLNILQKLYLSFNRLESPIPLNLWNLENLLFLNLSLNSLGGYLSPNMKKSKVIVAIDLSWNQITGSIPSIIGAFESLGYLDLSRNSFQGEIPQSFGDLKGLDVLNLSHNNLSGVIPKSLEALLHLKYFNVSFNKLSGEIPSSGPFANFTTKSFLGNKALCGNPIFEVLPCPSLSSKGSKVNQSLLKYFLPTIGSIILCLALVYMLRRHRESKIQLPSLFSTLSLSKHRMVSYQELCEGTNNFCESNLLGAGGFGSVYKGMLLDETVVAIKVLNLQLAGAFKSFDAECKVLRTIRHRNLVKVISTCSNPQFRALVLQYMLNGSLERWLYSYNYCLNLLQRVNIMVDVASALDYLHHCLSESVVHCDLKPTNILLDEDMVAHVGDFGIAKILAENKDATQTKTLGTLRYIAPEYGSEGKVSIKGDVYSYGITLLEMITRKKPTDNMFVGELTMRQWINASLRNRMMEVVDEGLLITENGRDITTMKSVLSSIMELGLRCSEELPDERIDIKDVLVKLQKIKLTLSENRNRGV, translated from the exons ATGCTTCAGTTGGCCCAATCTTCCACCACCAGCTTTACCGATCAAGCAGCTCTCATTGCCTTCAATTCTAAACTCACTTCAGGTCCAAACCAAACTGTCTTGGCTGCTAATTGGTCCACAGCTACAAACTTCTGCAATGGGATTGGCATATCATGTAGCCGACGCAGGCAAAGAGTCACTGCTTTGGACCTTTCCAACATGGGGCTCCAAGGCACCATTTCTCCTCATATTGGTAACCTCTCTTTTCTGGTTTATCTCAATTTACGCAACAATAGCTTTTTTGGTTCTATGCCTCATGAGATCAATCGCCTACATCGCTTGAGAATACTCCAGCTGTCATTCAACCAATTGGAAGGTAGCATCCCTCCAACTTTGCATAATTGCCGGAATCTTCAACAAATACGACTTGCTGGAAACCATCTTACGGGTGCAATTCCATCAACCCTCGCCAACATGTTATCATTAGAGGCCTTGCATTTGCAAAACAACAGCCTCACAGGTCCATTTCCTCTTGTCATCTTTAACATATCCTCTCTAACCACAATAGGCCTTACAAATAATCAAATCTCAGGAACTCTTCCAATGGATCTATGTAGCCACTGTCCTAATCTTCAAGGACTTTATCTTTCCTTGAATGAGTTCAGTGGTCAACTCCCTTCACAAATGAATTACTGTACAAATGTTGTAGACTTATCCCTATCATACAATAAATTTGAAGGCAGTATTCCAAAAGGTTTTGGAAGTTTCAATAAGCTTGAAGTGCTATATCTTGGAGGTAACATCTTAACCGGTAATATACCTCCTACCATAAGTAACTTGTCGAGGTTAGTTGAATTTAGCATTGAGGGAAACAACATTAAAGGAAGCATTCCGAGTGATTTATGGCGCCTTTCAAATCTGGAATTATTGTATTTATATCAAAACTATCTCACAGGGACAATCCCCCAAAGCCTTTTCAACATGTCCTCTCTACAAACCATCTCCTTGTTTAATAATTCCCTATATGGCAATCTTCTATCAAATTCTGAATTTTCCTGCCCCAGTCTTGAACGTCTAGCTTTTGGTCTCAACAAATTTAGTGGTCTCATCCCATCGTATCTTTCAAATTGTTCCAAGCTCGTCATATTAGATTTAAGTTCAAACATACTCTCTGGACCAATACCAAAAAGTCTTGGACACTTAAAATACCTTCAAGGGCTTGGTCTAGAAGGCAATCAGCTAACAGGAGAGCCTAAAGATCAAGAGCTTAATTTCCTTTCATACTTATCTAATTGCAGAGTTTTGGAAGTTCTGGTCATATCCAATAATCCATTGGGTATTACTCTTTCGGATTCCATTGGAAACTTTTCAACCACCCTTAGAACCATTTATGCAAACCAATGCCAAATAAAAGGTCGTGTTCCTATGAGTATAGGTTCCTTAAGAGGCTTGATCTCGATTGATCTGAGCAATAACAATTTGACTGGAAACATACCATCCACAATTGGAGGATTGGAGAGGTTACAAAGATTATATCTTGGTGGTAATAAAATCAAAGGATTCATTCCAGAAAGCATATGTCAGCTAAAGAACTTAGGCGAGTTAGATCtttcaaataacaaaatctcTGGATCCATCCCAAATTGCATTTCGAACCTCAATATTCTGCAGAAGCTATACCTGAGTTTTAATAGGCTGGAATCACcaataccattaaatttatggaaCCTTGAGAATCTATTGTTTCTGAACCTATCATTGAATTCCCTTGGTGGGTATTTGTCTCCAAACATGAAAAAATCGAAGGTTATTGTAGCCATCGATTTATCTTGGAACCAAATTACTGGAAGTATTCCAAGCATCATTGGAGCTTTTGAAAGCCTAGGTTATCTTGATTTGTCAAGGAACTCATTTCAAGGAGAAATTCCACAATCTTTTGGAGACTTGAAAGGATTAGATGTGTTAAACCTCTCACACAATAATCTCTCTGGTGTAATTCCTAAATCTCTTGAGGCACTTTTGCATCTCAAGTATTTTAATGTGTCTTTCAACAAGCTATCCGGAGAGATACCATCTAGCGGGCCTTTTGCAAATTTCACAACTAAATCGTTTTTAGGAAACAAAGCTCTTTGTGGGAATccaatttttgaagttttaccTTGTCCAAGTCTGAGCTCCAAAGGATCAAAGGTGAACCAGAGTCTGctcaaatattttcttcctACCATTGGTTCAATTATACTTTGTCTAGCATTGGTCTATATGTTGAGAAGACACCGAGAAAGTAAAATACAGCTTCCAAGTTTATTTAGTACATTGTCTTTATCAAAGCATAGAATGGTATCATATCAAGAGCTTTGCGAAGGGACAAACAACTTTTGTGAAAGCAACTTGCTTGGAGCTGGAGGTTTTGGTTCTGTGTACAAAGGCATGTTGCTTGACGAGACTGTTGTTGCTATTAAAGTTCTAAATTTGCAATTGGCCGGTGCTTTCAAAAGTTTCGATGCAGAATGCAAGGTCTTACGAACAATCCGACATAGGAATCTTGTTAAAGTCATAAGTACATGCTCGAACCCTCAGTTTAGAGCTTTAGTACTGCAATACATGTTGAACGGTAGCCTTGAAAGGTGGTTATACTCTTATAACTACTGCTTGAATCTTCTTCAAAGAGTAAACATTATGGTTGATGTTGCATCGGCGTTGGACTATCTCCATCATTGTCTATCAGAATCTGTGGTTCACTGTGATTTGAAGCCTACCAATATCCTTCTAGATGAGGACATGGTTGCACATGTGGGAGACTTTGGCATTGCAAAGATTTTGGCCGAAAACAAGGATGCTACACAAACCAAAACTCTTGGTACACTTCGCTACATCGCTCCAG AATATGGTTCCGAAGGAAAAGTCTCCATCAAAGGCGATGTTTATAGCTATGGTATTACATTGTTGGAGATGATCACAAGGAAGAAACCTACTGACAACATGTTTGTAGGAGAATTGACTATGAGACAATGGATAAATGCATCACTTCGCAACAGAATGATGGAAGTTGTGGATGAAGGTTTATTGATaacagaaaatggaagagataTAACTACCATGAAAAGTGTTCTATCATCCATCATGGAATTAGGCTTAAGGTGTTCTGAAGAGTTACCAGATGAAAGAATCGATATTAAAGATGTGCTtgtgaaacttcaaaaaattaaacttacaCTTTCTGAAAACAGAAATCGGGGTGTCTGA